The Hevea brasiliensis isolate MT/VB/25A 57/8 chromosome 1, ASM3005281v1, whole genome shotgun sequence genome has a window encoding:
- the LOC110649018 gene encoding synaptotagmin-1 isoform X1 — MGFFSTIFGFFGFGAGVAIGLVIGYYLFIYFYPCDVEDPEIRPIDEQDSETLQRMLPEIPLWVKNPDYDRIDWLNKFLGYMWPYLDKAICKIARNIAAPIIAKQIPKYKIDSVEFETLTLGSLPPTFSGMKVYVTDEKELIMEPCLKWAGNPNVTVAVKAFGLKATAQVVDLQVFALPRITLKPLVPSFPCFAKIYVSLMEKPHVDFGLKLVGADLMSIPGLYRVVQEIIKDQVANMYLWPKTLEVPIMDSTKALKKPVGILCVKVLRAMELKKKDLMGASDPYVKIKLTEDNLPSKKTTVKHKNLNPEWNEEFDLAVEDPETQAVEFHVYDWEQVGKHDKMGMNVVPLKELPPEDPKVMTLDLLKNMDLNDPQNEKSCGRLEVELTYVPFKEEDLPSGFEESSTVQKAPDAIPAGGGLLVVIVHEAQDVEGKYHTNPHVRLIFRGEERKTKHLKKNRDPRWEEEFQFMLDEPPTNDKLRVEVVSTTSRMGLLHPKESLGYVDISLADVVSNRRINEKYHLIGSKNGQIQIEMQWREQLHEL, encoded by the exons ATGGGGTTTTTCAGTACGATTTTCGGTTTCTTTGGATTTGGAGCTGGCGTTGCCATAGGTCTTGTGATTGGATACTATCTGTTCATATATTTCTATCCCTGCGACGTTGAG GATCCTGAGATTCGCCCAATAGATGAGCAAGACTCAGAAACTTTGCAACGAATGCTTCCAGAGATACCCCTGTGGGTGAAAAATCCAGATTATGATCGT ATTGACTGGCTGAACAAGTTTCTTGGGTATATGTGGCCTTATCTGGACAAG gCCATTTGCAAGATTGCAAGGAATATTGCAGCCCCCATAATCGCTAAGCAGATTCCCAAATATAAAATTGATTCAGTTGAATTTGAAACACTTACGCTAGGATCCCTACCACCAACTTTCTCAG GAATGAAAGTTTATGTCACTGATGAGAAGGAGCTGATAATGGAACCATGcttaaaatgggctggaaatccTAATGTCACTGTTGCTGTTAAAGCATTTGGGTTGAAAGCAACTGCTCAG GTGGTGGATTTGCAAGTGTTTGCTTTACCACGTATAACTTTGAAGCCCTTGGTTCCTAGTTTTCCTTGTTTTGCCAAAATCTATGTGTCTCTTATGGAGAAG CCACATGTTGACTTTGGGCTAAAGCTTGTGGGAGCTGATCTCATGTCAATACCTGGCCTCTACAGAGTCGTCCAG GAGATTATTAAAGATCAGGTTGCCAACATGTACCTATGGCCTAAAACCCTAGAAGTACCGATCATGGATTCTACAAA AGCCTTGAAGAAGCCTGTGGGAATTCTTTGTGTGAAAGTTCTGAGGGCAATGGAGCTGAAGAAAAAAGATCTGATGGGTGCATCAGATCCTTATGTCAAAATAAAGTTGACTGAGGATAACCTTCCATCAAAGAAGACAACTGTAAAACACAAGAACTTGAACCCTGAATGGAATGAGGAATTCGATTTGGCTGTTGAAGATCCAGAGACCCAGGCAGTAGAGTTTCATGTTTATGATTGGGAGCAG GTTGGCAAACATGATAAGATGGGTATGAATGTGGTTCCTCTAAAAGAACTTCCACCAGAGGATCCAAAAGTTAtgactcttgacctccttaaaaaTATGGATTTGAATGATCCTCAAAATGAAAAGTCATGTGGGCGGCTAGAGGTGGAATTGACATATGTACCATTCAAAGAGGAGGATTTGCCCAGTGGTTTTGAAGAGTCAAGTACAGTGCAGAAGGCTCCAGATGCAATCCCTGCTGGTGGAGGTCTGCTAGTAGTGATTGTTCATGAGGCTCAGGATGTTGAAGGAAAGTATCATACTAATCCACATGTACGGCTTATTTTTAGAGGGGAGGAGAGGAAAACTAAG CATTTAAAGAAGAACCGAGATCCTAGATGGGAGGAGGAGTTCCAGTTCATGTTGGATGAGCCTCCCACTAACGATAAGCTACGTGTAGAAGTTGTTAGCACTACATCGAGGATGGGCTTGTTGCATCCTAAG GAATCTCTGGGTTATGTGGACATCAGTCTTGCGGATGTGGTTAGCAACAGAAGGATCAATGAGAAGTACCATCTTATAGGCTCCAAGAATGGTCAGATTCAAATTGAGATGCAGTGGAGAGAACAGCTTCATGAGCTTTAG
- the LOC110649018 gene encoding synaptotagmin-1 isoform X2: MDPEIRPIDEQDSETLQRMLPEIPLWVKNPDYDRIDWLNKFLGYMWPYLDKAICKIARNIAAPIIAKQIPKYKIDSVEFETLTLGSLPPTFSGMKVYVTDEKELIMEPCLKWAGNPNVTVAVKAFGLKATAQVVDLQVFALPRITLKPLVPSFPCFAKIYVSLMEKPHVDFGLKLVGADLMSIPGLYRVVQEIIKDQVANMYLWPKTLEVPIMDSTKALKKPVGILCVKVLRAMELKKKDLMGASDPYVKIKLTEDNLPSKKTTVKHKNLNPEWNEEFDLAVEDPETQAVEFHVYDWEQVGKHDKMGMNVVPLKELPPEDPKVMTLDLLKNMDLNDPQNEKSCGRLEVELTYVPFKEEDLPSGFEESSTVQKAPDAIPAGGGLLVVIVHEAQDVEGKYHTNPHVRLIFRGEERKTKHLKKNRDPRWEEEFQFMLDEPPTNDKLRVEVVSTTSRMGLLHPKESLGYVDISLADVVSNRRINEKYHLIGSKNGQIQIEMQWREQLHEL; the protein is encoded by the exons ATG GATCCTGAGATTCGCCCAATAGATGAGCAAGACTCAGAAACTTTGCAACGAATGCTTCCAGAGATACCCCTGTGGGTGAAAAATCCAGATTATGATCGT ATTGACTGGCTGAACAAGTTTCTTGGGTATATGTGGCCTTATCTGGACAAG gCCATTTGCAAGATTGCAAGGAATATTGCAGCCCCCATAATCGCTAAGCAGATTCCCAAATATAAAATTGATTCAGTTGAATTTGAAACACTTACGCTAGGATCCCTACCACCAACTTTCTCAG GAATGAAAGTTTATGTCACTGATGAGAAGGAGCTGATAATGGAACCATGcttaaaatgggctggaaatccTAATGTCACTGTTGCTGTTAAAGCATTTGGGTTGAAAGCAACTGCTCAG GTGGTGGATTTGCAAGTGTTTGCTTTACCACGTATAACTTTGAAGCCCTTGGTTCCTAGTTTTCCTTGTTTTGCCAAAATCTATGTGTCTCTTATGGAGAAG CCACATGTTGACTTTGGGCTAAAGCTTGTGGGAGCTGATCTCATGTCAATACCTGGCCTCTACAGAGTCGTCCAG GAGATTATTAAAGATCAGGTTGCCAACATGTACCTATGGCCTAAAACCCTAGAAGTACCGATCATGGATTCTACAAA AGCCTTGAAGAAGCCTGTGGGAATTCTTTGTGTGAAAGTTCTGAGGGCAATGGAGCTGAAGAAAAAAGATCTGATGGGTGCATCAGATCCTTATGTCAAAATAAAGTTGACTGAGGATAACCTTCCATCAAAGAAGACAACTGTAAAACACAAGAACTTGAACCCTGAATGGAATGAGGAATTCGATTTGGCTGTTGAAGATCCAGAGACCCAGGCAGTAGAGTTTCATGTTTATGATTGGGAGCAG GTTGGCAAACATGATAAGATGGGTATGAATGTGGTTCCTCTAAAAGAACTTCCACCAGAGGATCCAAAAGTTAtgactcttgacctccttaaaaaTATGGATTTGAATGATCCTCAAAATGAAAAGTCATGTGGGCGGCTAGAGGTGGAATTGACATATGTACCATTCAAAGAGGAGGATTTGCCCAGTGGTTTTGAAGAGTCAAGTACAGTGCAGAAGGCTCCAGATGCAATCCCTGCTGGTGGAGGTCTGCTAGTAGTGATTGTTCATGAGGCTCAGGATGTTGAAGGAAAGTATCATACTAATCCACATGTACGGCTTATTTTTAGAGGGGAGGAGAGGAAAACTAAG CATTTAAAGAAGAACCGAGATCCTAGATGGGAGGAGGAGTTCCAGTTCATGTTGGATGAGCCTCCCACTAACGATAAGCTACGTGTAGAAGTTGTTAGCACTACATCGAGGATGGGCTTGTTGCATCCTAAG GAATCTCTGGGTTATGTGGACATCAGTCTTGCGGATGTGGTTAGCAACAGAAGGATCAATGAGAAGTACCATCTTATAGGCTCCAAGAATGGTCAGATTCAAATTGAGATGCAGTGGAGAGAACAGCTTCATGAGCTTTAG